The genomic stretch CCCGGTGCTGTATCGGCTCACCCGGATCGGCACGACCTTGGAGCAGTACCAGCACACACTGGCCGCGCTCGACCGTGTCGAACACCTGCGGAACCTGCCGACCGAGCCGGACGAGGGCGGACGCCCTCTGGATCCCGGACGGGTCGAGGGTGAGCTGGTACTCGACGGGGTCACCTTCGCGTACCCGGGGCGCCCCCCTGTGCTGCGGGACACCCGGTTGCGATTCGTGTCCGGCCGTACGACCGCCATCGTGGGTGCGACCGGGGCCGGCAAGACCACCATCGCCAAACTACTCATGCGGTTCCAGGACCCGGTGGCGGGCCGGATCCTGCTCGACGGCCAGGACATCCGGGAGCTACGCCTGCAGGACCTGCGGCGCTGCATCGGTTTCGTCGCCCAGGACGCCTTCCTGTTCGACGGCACGATCGCCGAGAACATCGCCTACGGCACCCCGCACGCGGAGCACGCAGCCATCGTCGGTGCCGCAGGCATCGCGCAGGCGTCCGGGTTCATCGAAGCACTGCCGCAGGGGTACGACACGGTGGTGGGCGAGCGGGGAGCTGCACTGTCCGGCGGTCAGCGTCAGCGCATCGCGCTGGCCCGCACCATCCTCAAGGACCCTCCGGTCGTCATCCTCGACGAAGCGACGTCGGCCGTCGACAACGACACCGAAGCCGCCATCCAGCACGCCCTCCGGAACTTCACTGCCGGCCGCACCACCGTGGTCATCGCCCACCGGCTCTCCACCATCCGGCACGCCGACTGGATTCACGTCATGAACGAGAACGGGACCATGGTGGAGGAGGGAGCCCACCAGGACCTTCTCACGCAAGACGGGCAGTACGCGTCGCTGTGGCGACTACAGACCGGAATGCCTGAGCGGGACCCCGAGGATGCCGGGAGAGTACTGGTCACGGCCACACATTGACGCCCTGCTCAACACCGCGAACTCCTGGATCAGAGAGCGGCTCGACGTGCCCCGGATTCGGCGGACGCGGTGTTCAGATCCCGGACGGCGAACACGCCGTGCACGCCTTGCCCGCCTCAGCTCGGGGCGCCCTGAAGGGCAGAACGACGGGCGCGACCACCAGGGCAACTGCCGCATGCAGCAGTTGTTCCGGCGGTCGCGGCCGGGCCGGGATTTCCTGGTCGCTCCCGACCCCGCCGCGGACTACGCCTGCGCGGACTACGTGTGCACGGCCGAGGCACTGTCCGGGTCGAGGCTGTCGATCTTCACGTAGAGGTCGTCCTGGTTGCCGATGTCGGGGACTGCCACACCGCTGACCGAAGGAACGAAGCAGACCGCGGAATGGCGCAGGTCCGCTTTGCCACCGCCGTCGGTCCGGGCATTTGTCAGCACCGCCGTGCTGACACGTCAACACGGGAACCGGGACAAAAACACCCCCCTGACAGCGTTTCCGCAGGTCAGAGGGGTATCTGATTGTGGAGCCTAGGGGAGTCGAACCCCTGACATCCGCCATGCAAAGACGGCGCTCTACCAACTGAGCTAAGGCCCCGGGAAGCAGCGACCTGCCGGAGGTGTCGCGTTCCGGCGGGTGCCGCAGACCAGAGTACCGGGTCACCCCCGGTGTTCCGCAAAAAGATGGGGGTCCCCGCAGATGACCACTCTCCGTAAGATGCTCGACGTGGTTCGCTACAGCGAACCGCGGTTTTTCAGGGGAAGCGATGGGGAGACGCAATGGACGCCGCACAGCAGGAAGCCACCGCGAGAGCGCGGGAGCTGCAGCGGAACTGGTACGGAGAGCCGTTGGGGGCGCTCTTCCGTAAGCTCATCGAAGATCTCGGGCTCAATCAGGCCCGTCTCGCGGCGGTCCTGGGGCTGTCCGCTCCGATGCTCTCGCAGCTGATGAGCGGCCAGCGCGCGAAGATCGGCAATCCCGCCGTGGTCCAGCGGGTGCAGCTGTTGCAGGAGCTGGCGGCCCAGGTCGCGGACGGCAGCGTGAGCGCCGCCGAGGCGACCGGGCGCATGGAGGAGATCAAGAAGTCGCAGGGGGGCTCCGTGCTCAGCAACACCACCCAGACCACGAGCGGTTCGGGCGCGCCGACGGTCAAGCGGGTGGTCCGCGAGATCCAGTCGCTGCTGCGCTCGGTGGCCGCCGCGGGCGACATCATCGACGCTGCCGACAGCCTCGCCCCGACCCATCCGGAACTGGCGGAGTTCCTCCGCGTCTACGGCGCCGGCCGCACCTCCGACGCCGTCGCGCACTACCAGTCGCACCAGAACTAGCGGCCA from Streptomyces roseochromogenus subsp. oscitans DS 12.976 encodes the following:
- a CDS encoding helix-turn-helix domain-containing protein — encoded protein: MDAAQQEATARARELQRNWYGEPLGALFRKLIEDLGLNQARLAAVLGLSAPMLSQLMSGQRAKIGNPAVVQRVQLLQELAAQVADGSVSAAEATGRMEEIKKSQGGSVLSNTTQTTSGSGAPTVKRVVREIQSLLRSVAAAGDIIDAADSLAPTHPELAEFLRVYGAGRTSDAVAHYQSHQN